A region from the Geobacter benzoatilyticus genome encodes:
- the purM gene encoding phosphoribosylformylglycinamidine cyclo-ligase, translated as MSAKGITYKDAGVDIDAGNTFVKMIKPFVRATSRPEVISDIGGFGGLFSLNTNKYKNPVLVSGTDGVGTKLKIAMLADRHDTVGIDLVAMCVNDIVVQGAEPLFFLDYFATGSLSPERGAAIVKGISEGCIQAGCALIGGETAEMPGFYPGGDYDLAGFTVGVVDRDKIIDGSSITVGNTLIGIASSGLHSNGYSLARKIIFDTMGLNINDMLPGHDRSVAEELLTPTRIYVKSILNLLRDFRVNGIAHITGGGLLENVPRILPKGCKAVIRRDSWAMPEIFRILQNGGKIEETEMYRTFNCGIGMVLAVPDNDVDEILIRLSGLQEKAFIIGEVVKCEAGAEAVDLL; from the coding sequence TTGAGCGCAAAAGGGATTACCTATAAAGACGCCGGAGTTGATATCGATGCCGGCAACACATTTGTCAAAATGATCAAACCGTTCGTACGGGCAACTTCGAGGCCGGAAGTCATCTCCGACATCGGCGGCTTCGGCGGGCTTTTCTCTCTCAACACCAACAAATACAAGAATCCGGTTCTTGTATCCGGTACCGACGGCGTTGGCACGAAACTCAAGATTGCCATGCTGGCCGACCGTCACGACACTGTCGGAATCGACCTTGTCGCCATGTGCGTCAACGACATTGTCGTTCAGGGTGCAGAGCCTCTCTTCTTCCTTGATTACTTTGCCACCGGCAGCCTCTCGCCGGAACGTGGAGCAGCAATTGTCAAGGGCATCTCGGAAGGATGCATCCAGGCGGGCTGCGCACTCATTGGAGGAGAAACCGCCGAAATGCCCGGCTTCTACCCCGGCGGCGACTATGATCTGGCCGGCTTCACCGTCGGTGTCGTCGATCGGGACAAGATTATCGACGGCTCTTCCATAACTGTAGGCAATACCCTTATCGGCATCGCCTCCAGCGGGCTTCACAGCAATGGTTACTCCCTGGCACGCAAAATTATTTTCGACACCATGGGACTGAACATTAACGATATGCTGCCCGGTCATGACCGGAGCGTAGCCGAAGAGCTGCTCACTCCGACCCGAATCTATGTGAAGTCGATTCTTAACCTTCTGCGCGATTTCCGGGTGAACGGCATTGCCCATATCACAGGTGGTGGTTTGCTGGAGAATGTTCCCCGCATCCTTCCGAAGGGCTGCAAGGCGGTAATCAGGCGCGACAGCTGGGCCATGCCCGAAATTTTCCGCATCCTTCAAAACGGAGGGAAAATTGAAGAAACCGAAATGTACCGCACTTTCAACTGCGGCATCGGCATGGTTCTCGCGGTTCCGGATAATGATGTCGACGAAATACTGATTCGCCTCTCAGGGCTCCAGGAAAAGGCCTTTATCATTGGCGAAGTGGTGAAATGCGAAGCCGGCGCCGAGGCGGTTGACCTTCTCTAA
- a CDS encoding class I SAM-dependent RNA methyltransferase: MTETVVRIESLAFGGAGFGRVDGKACFVPFTAPGDLVRVRATSEKSSYLNGEVVEIIEAASRRVVPPCPVFGTCGGCTWQHLPYADQLAAKERIVAETLWRSARVAPERISRAVGVDEPYGYRSRVQFKVRWVSGQLQMGFYRRGSHYVVDIPGGCAICNPLLNRVMDEMRRVISSFAEPDRIPQVDAAVGDDGTTLAIVHYIGDNRDGARIHFAACRGELPSVNGLHLQCGRKESILPLWGVDALAYGFYADFLPELPALTLAFSRGGFSQVNYHQNRELLRIVHRMAGLSGNERLLDLFCGNGNFSIPLARYCSSVVGVEEYGPSLEDAKRNVAANGVEGVKFIRSDAAVGVRRLAAGGDRFQVVILDPPRTGAKEAVVEAAALKPERIVYVSCDPATLGRDLGLLCQRGYEVLESVPVDMFPQTFHIESVTLLSWAG; the protein is encoded by the coding sequence ATGACTGAGACGGTCGTCAGGATAGAGTCTCTTGCCTTCGGCGGAGCCGGCTTCGGCCGTGTTGACGGGAAAGCATGCTTTGTACCGTTCACAGCGCCGGGCGACCTGGTGAGGGTGCGGGCTACATCCGAGAAGTCTTCCTATTTAAACGGGGAAGTTGTCGAGATCATTGAAGCCGCTTCCCGGCGAGTGGTGCCGCCTTGTCCGGTATTCGGTACGTGTGGCGGGTGCACATGGCAACATCTCCCCTATGCCGACCAGCTCGCGGCAAAGGAGCGGATTGTAGCGGAAACCCTCTGGCGGTCTGCTCGTGTCGCTCCGGAACGAATATCTAGAGCCGTTGGTGTAGATGAGCCCTATGGTTACCGTTCAAGGGTCCAGTTCAAGGTGAGATGGGTTTCCGGGCAATTGCAGATGGGGTTCTATCGCCGTGGGTCCCATTATGTCGTGGATATTCCCGGTGGGTGTGCCATCTGCAATCCTCTCCTCAATCGTGTAATGGATGAAATGCGTCGGGTTATCAGCAGTTTTGCCGAGCCTGACCGCATACCCCAGGTGGACGCCGCCGTTGGGGATGACGGAACAACCCTGGCAATCGTCCACTATATCGGTGACAACCGTGATGGGGCTCGAATTCATTTTGCCGCGTGCCGTGGCGAGCTTCCCTCGGTCAACGGCCTTCATCTACAGTGCGGCCGGAAGGAAAGCATTCTTCCGCTGTGGGGAGTAGATGCCCTTGCGTATGGATTTTATGCCGATTTTCTGCCGGAACTCCCTGCGTTAACCCTGGCGTTCAGCAGGGGAGGCTTTTCGCAGGTCAATTATCATCAGAACCGTGAGCTTCTTCGAATTGTTCACCGGATGGCCGGGCTGAGCGGCAATGAACGCCTTCTTGACCTGTTCTGCGGCAACGGGAACTTTTCCATACCTTTGGCACGCTATTGCAGTTCTGTGGTTGGCGTTGAGGAGTATGGCCCTTCGCTTGAGGATGCAAAGCGCAATGTTGCCGCCAACGGTGTCGAGGGGGTCAAATTTATCCGTTCCGATGCCGCAGTGGGTGTGCGTCGCCTGGCGGCCGGCGGAGACCGGTTCCAGGTGGTAATTCTCGACCCCCCGCGGACCGGCGCTAAAGAGGCGGTTGTCGAGGCGGCTGCACTGAAGCCTGAACGAATTGTCTATGTATCCTGTGATCCGGCAACCCTGGGAAGAGATCTCGGGCTTTTGTGCCAGCGCGGCTATGAGGTGCTCGAGAGCGTCCCCGTCGACATGTTTCCCCAAACCTTTCATATTGAAAGCGTCACTTTGTTGAGCTGGGCCGGTTAG
- a CDS encoding OmpA family protein gives MLRLFAYLIASVVFAATAYANPAMTGSTGLITVPSAETLDAGNICIGAWGISTARDSENTMTVPVALTLGIGTFWELYGSYPNLLFNGDEEKTGQGYAEIGSKIRVIGKRSSPFKVAVDLFLQRQISEDANADGTTSGGGRIIASYSTDRFGVHGYSGYLMAGSPEDRDFDDEILYGFGLEYSPALRVRITGEVTGNTSRDPLLDDSLEGLLGFQYYLSPHLTLNLAGGLGFADGSPDWRGIVGFTACQGVGSYVKPVPRLGHGFDPLEEQKKKEPVKIRKIIPISPFLISAVAQQAPLNKLEVTGEADKEEIIIKPYGQVTIPAQPAAAKVMSAQPHEEISLTQGGEEVRLASRVSDSLENSALEYTLARIEGITPLYSVDVKGQNIQVASANNEDIPESMRVYRKFRFPDVTFDFDQWSLSEEGKKSISEVAELIRKDTKWVYLRVDGYTDNVGSTSYNMDLSLKRAISVASHLIAREGIDPAKIFIKGLGKSKPLADNATADGRKLNRRCEILFLIPKES, from the coding sequence ATGCTAAGACTCTTTGCGTATCTCATAGCCTCTGTTGTTTTCGCAGCCACGGCCTATGCGAATCCGGCCATGACTGGTTCAACCGGGCTTATCACTGTGCCTTCGGCCGAAACGCTCGATGCCGGCAATATCTGTATCGGAGCCTGGGGTATCAGCACAGCGAGAGATAGCGAAAACACAATGACTGTCCCAGTTGCACTTACCTTGGGCATAGGTACGTTCTGGGAACTTTACGGGTCTTATCCAAATCTTCTTTTCAACGGCGATGAAGAGAAAACAGGGCAGGGATATGCCGAAATAGGGTCGAAGATTCGCGTTATCGGCAAGCGGAGTTCTCCCTTCAAGGTGGCGGTTGATCTTTTTCTGCAGCGCCAGATATCCGAAGATGCGAATGCGGACGGAACAACCAGCGGCGGCGGAAGGATAATCGCTTCGTATTCCACGGACCGTTTTGGCGTTCATGGGTATTCCGGGTACCTTATGGCCGGTTCCCCTGAAGACAGAGACTTTGACGACGAGATACTTTACGGCTTCGGTCTGGAGTATTCGCCGGCGTTGCGAGTGAGAATAACCGGCGAAGTTACCGGGAACACCAGCCGCGACCCTTTGCTTGACGATTCCCTGGAGGGATTGTTAGGTTTCCAGTATTACCTTTCTCCACATTTAACCTTAAATCTGGCCGGCGGCCTGGGATTTGCCGATGGCAGCCCCGATTGGCGCGGGATTGTCGGTTTCACCGCGTGCCAGGGCGTGGGCAGCTATGTCAAGCCCGTGCCGCGCCTCGGCCATGGATTCGACCCCCTTGAAGAGCAAAAAAAGAAAGAGCCGGTAAAGATCCGTAAGATTATCCCCATTTCACCTTTCCTGATCAGTGCCGTTGCCCAGCAGGCACCGCTCAACAAGCTCGAGGTGACTGGCGAGGCCGACAAGGAAGAGATTATCATCAAACCTTACGGCCAAGTCACCATTCCGGCCCAACCTGCTGCTGCAAAGGTAATGTCTGCGCAACCCCATGAAGAGATTTCTCTTACCCAGGGAGGCGAAGAAGTGCGGCTCGCATCCCGGGTGTCCGATTCGCTGGAAAACTCGGCTCTTGAATACACTCTGGCTCGCATAGAAGGGATAACCCCCCTGTACAGTGTCGATGTGAAGGGACAGAATATACAGGTCGCCTCTGCCAACAACGAAGATATCCCCGAAAGCATGCGCGTCTATCGCAAGTTCCGGTTTCCGGACGTAACCTTCGATTTCGATCAATGGAGTCTTTCCGAAGAAGGAAAGAAGTCGATTTCCGAGGTGGCGGAGTTGATTCGCAAGGATACCAAATGGGTTTATCTGCGGGTTGACGGTTATACCGATAACGTCGGCTCAACTAGTTACAATATGGATCTCTCCCTTAAGCGTGCCATCTCGGTTGCCAGCCACCTCATAGCCAGAGAAGGTATTGACCCCGCCAAAATCTTCATAAAAGGTCTCGGAAAGTCGAAACCTTTGGCTGATAACGCCACTGCCGACGGCAGAAAACTGAACCGCCGCTGTGAGATCCTCTTTCTCATTCCAAAGGAAAGCTGA
- a CDS encoding KamA family radical SAM protein, producing the protein METWRRIIADSITTAEELAECLNIDPVPLAQLVRRYPLRITRRYLELIEEPGDPIWRQCVPDPLEMVDEQLPDPLDEERLSPVPGLIHRYPDRVVWLVSNECAVYCRFCMRKRRVGCRLAGNGGGVWDDAIHYIATTPTIRDVILSGGDPLLLDDECLETILARLRAIPHVEMIRIGTRTPVTLPERITSRLCRMLKRYHPLYINTHFNHPREITPLAAKACARLADSGIPLGNQTVLLAGVNDNPTVMMLLMQRLLAIRVRPYYLHQMDLVRGTGHFRTKVATGLEIMGALRGFTSGMAIPYFVIDAAGGKGKIPLLPDAVERRGNSLLLRNYCGETVEYEDL; encoded by the coding sequence ATGGAAACATGGCGGCGAATAATCGCCGACAGCATAACCACTGCCGAGGAGCTTGCGGAATGTCTGAATATTGATCCCGTGCCCCTTGCGCAGCTTGTCCGGCGTTATCCGCTGCGAATCACCCGCCGTTACTTGGAGCTGATCGAAGAACCGGGCGATCCGATTTGGCGCCAGTGTGTTCCTGATCCCCTCGAAATGGTAGATGAGCAGCTCCCCGACCCCCTTGACGAAGAACGTCTTTCCCCGGTCCCCGGACTTATCCACCGTTATCCGGACAGGGTCGTCTGGCTCGTATCCAACGAATGCGCCGTTTATTGCCGTTTCTGCATGAGAAAACGCCGGGTGGGGTGCCGGCTTGCCGGGAATGGAGGCGGTGTCTGGGATGATGCTATTCATTATATTGCAACAACTCCGACGATACGTGATGTTATTCTTTCCGGCGGAGATCCGCTGCTGCTGGACGATGAATGTCTGGAAACTATCCTGGCGCGTTTGCGCGCCATCCCCCATGTGGAAATGATCCGTATCGGCACCCGCACTCCCGTGACGTTGCCGGAAAGAATCACGTCGCGCCTTTGCAGGATGCTCAAGCGCTACCATCCCCTCTACATCAATACCCACTTCAATCATCCTCGGGAGATTACCCCCCTGGCGGCAAAGGCGTGTGCCCGTTTGGCCGACTCGGGCATACCCCTTGGCAATCAGACGGTGCTGCTTGCCGGGGTAAACGACAATCCGACCGTCATGATGCTTCTGATGCAGCGGCTTCTTGCCATTAGAGTAAGACCTTATTACCTGCACCAGATGGACCTGGTGCGGGGGACCGGCCACTTTCGCACCAAGGTTGCAACAGGTCTGGAGATCATGGGCGCGTTACGGGGATTTACTTCAGGGATGGCGATACCGTACTTTGTAATTGATGCTGCCGGGGGAAAGGGAAAAATCCCGCTGCTTCCCGATGCCGTTGAGCGGCGGGGCAATTCGCTGCTCTTGCGGAATTATTGCGGTGAGACCGTGGAATACGAGGACCTGTGA
- a CDS encoding dihydroorotate dehydrogenase electron transfer subunit: protein MQFKATIVSNQEVSPGYFRMRITAPPELAGAKPGQFVMLRVRDAIDPLLRRPFGIFDVGTVPSEYPGCCSSTYLELLYKVVGKGTETLSTYHHGDHIDVIAPLGTGFDLGDPEEEKILVGGGIGIAPLYYLAKSLVERSRVRFFLGGRNRDDILCVTEFERLGVETYVSTDDGTLGDRGLVTEVMERHIREDGREKTIYACGPMPMLKAVAGIARQTGTPCQVSLEAYMACGMGACLGCVVKGKDHADENPDYRCVCKDGPVFAFDQLMWV, encoded by the coding sequence ATGCAGTTTAAAGCAACAATCGTTTCCAACCAGGAAGTCTCGCCGGGCTACTTCCGGATGCGAATCACCGCTCCGCCGGAACTGGCCGGGGCAAAACCGGGACAATTCGTTATGCTGCGGGTGAGAGATGCCATCGATCCGCTGCTACGCCGCCCTTTCGGTATTTTCGACGTGGGGACGGTGCCGTCGGAATATCCCGGCTGCTGCTCCTCAACTTATCTCGAGTTGCTGTACAAAGTGGTGGGGAAGGGTACGGAAACGCTTTCCACATACCATCACGGCGATCACATAGATGTAATTGCACCGCTGGGCACCGGTTTCGATCTCGGCGATCCTGAAGAGGAGAAGATACTGGTCGGTGGCGGCATCGGCATCGCTCCCCTCTATTACCTGGCAAAGTCTCTGGTGGAACGCTCCCGGGTGCGATTCTTCCTCGGCGGGAGAAACAGGGACGACATCCTCTGTGTGACAGAATTCGAGCGCCTTGGGGTAGAAACCTACGTGTCTACCGACGATGGAACCCTTGGGGACAGAGGGCTTGTTACCGAGGTGATGGAACGGCATATCCGGGAGGATGGGCGGGAAAAAACCATTTATGCCTGCGGTCCCATGCCGATGCTGAAGGCTGTGGCCGGCATTGCCCGCCAGACCGGAACCCCCTGCCAGGTGTCGCTGGAAGCTTATATGGCCTGCGGTATGGGGGCGTGCCTGGGCTGTGTGGTGAAGGGTAAGGACCATGCCGATGAAAACCCGGATTACCGCTGCGTATGCAAAGATGGGCCGGTTTTTGCTTTCGATCAACTGATGTGGGTATAG
- the efp gene encoding elongation factor P: protein MYSVADLKKGLKITLDGDPYIVTAFEFSKPGKGQALYRTKMRNMINGTSLDRTYRSGETFEPARLEERQMQYLYKEDNHYTFMDNQTFEQVQMSEDAVGDSKNFMIDNIEVDVLMFGEKAIGVSLPNFVNLRVVQTDPWVKGDTSGSDSKPATLETGYVLRVPPFIEEGEMIVVDTRSGDYSTRVKG from the coding sequence ATGTATTCCGTAGCTGACTTGAAAAAAGGGCTGAAGATCACCCTCGACGGTGATCCCTATATCGTAACCGCGTTTGAATTCTCCAAACCGGGCAAAGGACAGGCGCTTTACCGCACCAAAATGAGAAATATGATTAACGGCACTTCGCTCGACCGCACCTATCGCTCCGGCGAAACCTTCGAACCGGCCCGGCTCGAAGAACGCCAGATGCAGTACCTTTACAAAGAAGATAATCACTACACCTTCATGGACAACCAGACCTTCGAGCAAGTACAGATGAGCGAAGATGCCGTAGGCGACTCCAAGAACTTCATGATCGACAACATCGAAGTGGACGTCCTGATGTTCGGCGAGAAGGCCATCGGCGTGTCGCTCCCCAACTTTGTCAATCTCCGGGTCGTCCAGACCGACCCTTGGGTAAAGGGTGACACCTCCGGCAGCGATTCGAAGCCGGCCACCCTGGAAACCGGATATGTACTGCGTGTTCCCCCCTTTATCGAAGAAGGGGAAATGATTGTCGTCGATACCCGCAGCGGCGATTACTCCACAAGGGTCAAGGGGTAG
- the infA gene encoding translation initiation factor IF-1, which produces MSKEEAIEVEGTVVEPLPNAMFRVELENGHVVLAHISGKMRKYFIKILPGDKVTVELSPYDLTRGRITYRAK; this is translated from the coding sequence ATGAGTAAAGAAGAGGCCATAGAAGTTGAAGGTACGGTTGTCGAACCCCTCCCCAACGCGATGTTCCGGGTCGAACTGGAAAACGGTCATGTGGTGCTTGCTCACATCTCCGGCAAGATGCGCAAGTACTTCATCAAGATTCTACCGGGCGACAAGGTAACAGTTGAGCTTTCCCCGTACGATCTCACCAGGGGCCGCATTACGTACCGCGCCAAGTAA
- the rimI gene encoding ribosomal protein S18-alanine N-acetyltransferase: MLIIQRMTSRDLDEVMAIESKSFSRPWTREHFIEELDSPRSRPLVARTGDGGIAGYICPMIVLDEGEILDVAVRHDCRGRGIGKALVGEAIHELSLRGARTVCLEVRVSNLSALELYRKLGFRETGRRRGYYENGEDAILMEYTINDSEDLGDAV, from the coding sequence ATGCTTATAATCCAAAGGATGACCTCCCGCGACCTCGATGAGGTAATGGCGATCGAGTCGAAGTCGTTTTCGCGTCCCTGGACCAGGGAGCACTTCATCGAAGAGCTTGATTCCCCCCGTTCACGTCCTCTTGTGGCACGCACCGGCGATGGCGGCATTGCTGGTTATATCTGTCCCATGATCGTCCTCGACGAAGGTGAAATTCTGGATGTGGCGGTCCGGCACGATTGCCGGGGCAGGGGCATTGGCAAGGCGCTGGTAGGCGAGGCAATTCACGAGCTTTCCCTGCGGGGGGCAAGGACAGTCTGCCTGGAGGTGAGAGTTTCCAATCTCTCAGCCCTTGAACTCTATCGGAAATTGGGTTTCAGGGAGACCGGCAGGCGCAGAGGATATTACGAGAACGGCGAAGACGCCATTCTTATGGAATATACGATAAACGACAGCGAGGACCTTGGCGATGCAGTTTAA
- a CDS encoding tetratricopeptide repeat protein, with amino-acid sequence MFFSKLFRKDAASCLEKAEKLLSACNFAEARLTLEDARERLDPNAPESGTMAAAIEEKFIFAGNCLAEMNLKEAEHCLNTGEIDKAAEHLNLSLDLADDVTIRDKANKLSTLLKREPPQSHHHGKGAGCGGCGGSVSQGSEMIDFNAESLSDEDRFELLIRPLPGNLPERYSDLGEEFAKGYLAAHGGDGATAQIIFERLVASGENDILLYELAILSHHGGDGRRCESLLRRALALNDANPLCNLSLVQLLTESGRFNEAVPLLEDMVKRNILPEQAGMFLGEIYRVRGENDRAIAQFTQLLSSPLKREAAERLVGLLESGGRSREAALVAKQYLKGCC; translated from the coding sequence ATGTTCTTTTCGAAGTTGTTCCGCAAGGATGCTGCGTCCTGTCTGGAAAAAGCCGAAAAGTTGTTGTCGGCCTGCAATTTTGCCGAAGCCCGGCTCACCCTGGAGGATGCCCGGGAGCGGCTGGACCCCAATGCCCCCGAAAGCGGGACGATGGCCGCCGCCATTGAGGAGAAATTCATTTTTGCGGGGAACTGCCTGGCCGAGATGAATCTTAAGGAAGCGGAGCATTGCCTTAATACCGGTGAAATTGACAAAGCTGCGGAGCACCTTAATTTGTCCCTTGATCTGGCAGATGACGTAACTATACGGGACAAGGCCAATAAACTCTCAACGCTTCTGAAGCGAGAGCCCCCGCAATCCCACCATCACGGCAAAGGAGCCGGATGCGGCGGATGCGGCGGCTCAGTTTCCCAAGGCTCTGAAATGATTGACTTCAATGCGGAAAGCCTGAGTGATGAAGATCGTTTCGAACTTCTTATTCGGCCGTTGCCGGGCAATTTGCCTGAACGATATTCCGATTTGGGCGAGGAATTTGCAAAGGGTTATCTGGCAGCACATGGCGGCGATGGGGCAACTGCTCAAATTATTTTTGAACGTCTGGTCGCCTCTGGGGAGAACGATATCCTGCTTTATGAGCTGGCGATTCTCTCACACCATGGCGGAGATGGGCGCCGTTGCGAGTCCTTGTTGCGGCGCGCTCTTGCTCTGAACGACGCCAATCCTCTCTGCAATCTCAGCCTTGTGCAGCTGCTCACGGAGAGTGGCCGTTTCAACGAGGCGGTACCTTTGCTGGAGGATATGGTCAAGCGGAATATCCTGCCTGAACAGGCTGGTATGTTCCTTGGTGAGATTTACCGGGTGCGGGGAGAGAACGACCGGGCCATTGCCCAGTTCACACAACTTCTTTCTTCACCACTCAAGCGTGAAGCGGCTGAGAGACTGGTTGGTCTTTTGGAGTCGGGCGGGCGGTCCAGGGAAGCGGCGTTGGTTGCAAAGCAGTATCTGAAAGGGTGCTGCTAA
- a CDS encoding dihydroorotate dehydrogenase, which produces MNRPDLSVEIAGIKLRNPVMTASGTFGYGEEFAEYVNLEKIGAIITKGLSIKPKAGNPTPRIQETTGGMLNAIGLQNVGIDAFIEKKVPFLRTVDTPAIVNFFGNTLEEYAELAGRLDTIPEVAGVEINISCPNVKHGGIVFGTDPKAAYSVVKAVREATIKPVIVKLSPNVTDIVEMAWACVDAEADALSLINTLTGMAVDLKTRRPVLANVTGGLSGPAVKPVALRMVWQVANAVKVPVIGIGGIMTGTDALEFMLAGASAVQVGTANFLDPAASERIAREMEQYLVENGISDVKELIGALQV; this is translated from the coding sequence ATGAACAGACCAGATTTGTCGGTGGAAATAGCGGGCATAAAACTCAGAAATCCGGTTATGACGGCTTCTGGGACATTCGGATACGGCGAAGAGTTCGCCGAATATGTGAACCTGGAAAAGATTGGCGCCATCATCACCAAGGGGCTTTCAATCAAGCCCAAGGCCGGTAACCCGACACCGCGCATTCAGGAGACGACCGGCGGGATGCTGAATGCCATCGGCCTTCAAAATGTGGGGATAGATGCCTTTATCGAGAAGAAGGTCCCATTCCTCCGTACCGTTGATACTCCGGCCATCGTCAATTTTTTCGGCAATACCCTTGAGGAGTATGCCGAGTTGGCCGGGCGCCTGGATACAATTCCCGAAGTGGCAGGCGTTGAAATCAACATATCCTGTCCCAACGTGAAACATGGCGGAATTGTGTTCGGCACCGACCCCAAGGCAGCCTACTCGGTGGTGAAGGCGGTGCGCGAAGCCACCATAAAGCCGGTGATCGTGAAGCTTTCCCCCAATGTCACCGATATTGTGGAAATGGCCTGGGCGTGTGTTGACGCTGAAGCCGATGCATTATCCCTCATCAACACGCTGACGGGCATGGCTGTTGATCTCAAGACGCGCCGGCCGGTACTGGCCAATGTGACGGGAGGCCTCTCGGGCCCGGCCGTCAAGCCTGTGGCGCTGCGCATGGTCTGGCAGGTGGCCAACGCGGTCAAGGTTCCGGTCATAGGCATCGGTGGGATCATGACCGGCACCGACGCGCTGGAGTTCATGCTTGCCGGGGCATCGGCCGTGCAGGTGGGGACGGCTAATTTCCTCGACCCGGCCGCATCCGAGCGCATTGCCCGTGAGATGGAGCAGTATCTTGTGGAGAACGGGATCAGCGATGTTAAGGAATTGATCGGCGCTCTTCAGGTTTGA
- a CDS encoding HU family DNA-binding protein, translating to MNKSELIETLAAEKGLTYKKAEEIVSIVFDSMADAMIRNERIEIRGFGSFVVKDYKAYTGRNPKTGDPIEVKPKKLPFFKVGKELKERVDVD from the coding sequence ATGAACAAGTCGGAACTCATTGAGACGCTGGCGGCAGAAAAAGGGTTGACCTACAAGAAGGCGGAGGAGATCGTCTCCATTGTCTTCGATTCCATGGCAGACGCCATGATTCGGAATGAGCGGATCGAAATTCGCGGTTTCGGGAGTTTTGTTGTAAAGGATTATAAAGCCTATACGGGCAGAAACCCCAAAACCGGCGACCCCATTGAAGTTAAACCGAAGAAGCTGCCGTTCTTCAAGGTTGGCAAAGAGCTTAAAGAGCGGGTTGATGTCGATTAG
- the epmA gene encoding EF-P lysine aminoacylase EpmA — MPTNWRLSHRREALGARARIIQEIRRFFISGGYLEVETPLRIPAPAPESHIDPIPADGWFLQTSPELCMKRMLAAGYERLFQICHCWRSGERGRMHVPEFTMLEWYRASSNYTELMDECERLIRALAKGAGFSNKLSFRGEEIDIASRWERITVRDAFAQYGGMAMEEAFQRDIFDEIMVESIEPRLGRNRPTFIHDYPACRSALARLKQQDSSVAERFELYIGGVELANAFSELTDPAEQRARFESEAAFRVSRGQAAIPLPENFLDELAGMPPSAGIALGVDRLVMVLLDAQTIDDVVAFTPEEL; from the coding sequence ATGCCGACGAACTGGCGCCTCAGCCACCGCCGCGAGGCGCTCGGGGCGCGGGCCCGCATTATCCAGGAAATCAGGCGTTTTTTCATCTCAGGGGGGTATCTCGAAGTGGAGACCCCCCTTCGCATTCCTGCACCCGCTCCCGAATCCCACATTGATCCAATCCCCGCGGACGGCTGGTTCCTTCAGACTTCTCCCGAACTTTGCATGAAACGGATGCTGGCGGCGGGATACGAACGTCTTTTCCAAATATGCCACTGCTGGCGCAGCGGTGAACGGGGAAGGATGCACGTTCCAGAATTTACGATGCTGGAATGGTATCGGGCCTCAAGCAACTACACTGAACTCATGGACGAATGTGAACGGTTGATCCGCGCATTGGCCAAGGGAGCGGGTTTCAGCAATAAGCTTTCTTTCCGGGGAGAGGAAATCGACATTGCCTCCCGATGGGAGCGGATAACGGTAAGAGATGCTTTCGCACAGTACGGCGGGATGGCGATGGAAGAGGCCTTTCAGCGGGACATCTTCGACGAAATCATGGTAGAGAGTATCGAACCCCGCCTGGGTCGCAACCGGCCGACTTTCATCCATGACTACCCGGCCTGCCGCAGCGCGCTGGCGCGGTTGAAACAACAAGACTCCAGCGTTGCAGAACGATTCGAACTTTACATCGGCGGGGTTGAACTGGCCAACGCCTTTTCGGAATTGACCGACCCGGCAGAGCAGCGTGCCCGCTTTGAAAGCGAAGCCGCTTTTCGCGTCTCACGGGGGCAGGCAGCCATCCCGCTCCCCGAAAACTTCCTTGATGAATTGGCAGGCATGCCGCCTTCGGCAGGGATAGCCCTCGGCGTCGACCGGCTTGTGATGGTACTGCTTGATGCGCAAACCATAGATGATGTAGTCGCCTTCACACCCGAGGAACTGTAA